The Cloacibacillus sp. An23 genome includes a window with the following:
- a CDS encoding ATP-binding protein — protein MAFRKAERRQAKLRLGLIGPSGSGKTYGALLIAQGLGGKIALIDSENGSGELYADMCDYDVCQLAPEFTPQKYIAAIHEAERAGYDVIIIDSLSHAWAGAGGVLEMVDKRKGRGNDFAAWRDVTPQHNALVDAMLQSPCHIIATMRSKTAYDMEKDERTGKIKPVKIGLAPVQREGMDYEFTVVLEIDQQKHMAEATKDRTSLFDGEIFKITPETGEKLRAWLETGLPAETVRPNKTQAAPKPLTEAQQAQRTLIGMLTDDAGLGLRKDECGAWIKQTLGRDIKSMSELELGDIEVCIQAAQDAIGRKVA, from the coding sequence ATGGCATTCAGGAAAGCGGAACGCAGACAGGCAAAATTACGGCTCGGGCTCATCGGGCCGTCGGGTTCGGGCAAGACATACGGTGCGCTTCTTATTGCGCAGGGGCTCGGAGGAAAGATCGCCCTTATAGACAGCGAAAACGGGAGCGGCGAGCTTTACGCCGATATGTGCGACTACGACGTGTGTCAGCTTGCGCCGGAATTTACGCCGCAGAAATACATAGCTGCTATCCACGAAGCGGAGCGCGCGGGTTACGACGTCATCATCATAGACAGCTTGTCGCACGCTTGGGCGGGCGCAGGCGGCGTGCTTGAAATGGTGGACAAGCGCAAGGGACGCGGCAACGACTTCGCCGCGTGGCGCGATGTGACGCCGCAGCACAACGCCCTCGTAGACGCAATGCTGCAAAGCCCGTGCCACATAATTGCTACGATGCGCTCTAAGACCGCTTACGACATGGAGAAGGACGAGCGCACCGGCAAAATCAAACCGGTCAAGATAGGGCTCGCGCCTGTGCAGCGTGAGGGCATGGACTATGAATTTACGGTCGTCCTTGAGATAGACCAGCAGAAGCACATGGCGGAGGCTACAAAAGACCGTACGTCGCTCTTCGACGGCGAAATTTTCAAAATCACGCCGGAGACTGGGGAAAAGCTCAGGGCATGGCTTGAGACCGGCCTACCGGCAGAAACTGTGCGCCCGAACAAAACACAGGCCGCGCCGAAGCCGCTCACCGAAGCCCAGCAGGCACAACGCACGCTTATCGGTATGTTGACCGACGACGCGGGGCTCGGGCTGCGCAAAGACGAGTGCGGCGCGTGGATAAAACAGACGCTCG